Part of the Kitasatospora sp. NBC_00374 genome is shown below.
ATGCTTCCGGTCGGTCAACGTTCCACTCCGATCGATGTCCTCTGATGGGCGGCCGTGCGACAGGCCTCAGGCTAGGATCCGGTGGTGCCCCGGGGACAGGGGAACTCTTCCCTCCCGCACGGGAATCTGCGATCACGCCGCAGGTGGTGCGCGCGGCCCCCGTTACGGCCGGCCCTGCCCGAGGCCGGCGTCCCGGGCCAGCACGATGGCCTGGGCGCGGTCGGCCACGCCGAGCTTGCCGAAGATCGCGGAGATGCGGTTGCTGATGGTCTTGGACGCGAGCGCGAGTTCGCGGGCGATGGCGGTGTTCGACTTGCCCGCGGCGATGCGTTCGAGCACGTCGCGTTCCCTGTCGGTGAGTTGGGGGAACGGGTAGTAGCGCCGACCGGTGGTCGGGCGGATCAGGGCGGCGAGCCGTCCGGCGATCGACTTGTCCACGATCGCCTGTCCGGCCGCGACGGCCTGGATGCCGCGGAGGATCTGGTCGGCGTCGGCCCGCTTGACGAGGTAGCCGCGCGCGCCGGCGTGGAACGCGGACGTGACGGCCTTGTCCTCGTCCACCGAACTGAAGACGAGGACACCCGTGCCGGGGGTCAGCCGCAGGACCTGCGCGATCACCTCCATGCCGGTCGGCTCGTCCATCAGCGGGTCGATCACCAGGACGTCGGGCCGGTAGCGCGAGGTCTCGGCGAGTACCTCGCCGGTCGTGGCGGCCTCGCCGACCACCGACACCCCGCCGGAGTGTTCGAGCATCGACCGGACGCCGTGCCGGATCGCGGGTTGGACGTCGGCCAGCAGGACGGTGAGGGGGGCAGGACCGGTGCGTAAGGATGCGGGTGCGCGGTCGGGCCGGTGACTCGAATTGTCCGGTCGCGTATCCAGGTGCGATGGCACTGGCCAATGTAAACCATTGATGCTCCCATTTCGGTTCATCTGCCCCTCTGAAAAGAAAGTTCCTCCGGCTGGGGTCGTTCAGGGCAGGGCCGGCCGACCGCGACGCCCGGTACTACCGCCTCGGATCACGCGACTCGTGATCGATGTTGTCGTTGGGCAATGATGCTGGCTGATGCGACATTGGAGCAAGTGTTCGTCTGGGTTTCGGAGTTGCCAATTCCGGACGAGTGGTTCCTGCCGATAGGGGTAGCTTGTGCCGTTCTGGGTCGGGAGCGATCGACCCGCCCCGGTCGGCGCCGTGGACCGACCGCGGCGCCCGGCCTCATGAATATACGAATCACCGGGAATCCACGCCCGTCCGGTGGGGGATCCGAACCGAAATCAAAAAGCCGCCGGAATGTGGAGGGGTCGGCGCGGACACGGTATTCACCCGCGCCCCGGCGCCGGCTCAGGTACCCGCGGACTCGACCATGCCGATGTCGCGCGCCCGGCGCAGAATCTCCTCCCGGCTGCGCCAGTGCGACCAGAAGGCGCCGGTGTACCCGAGCCCGCTGAGACTGGTGAGGAAAGGGTTGTCCGCGTAGTTGTTGTCGTGCTCGCTGGAGCCGGACAGCGTCGGCAGCATCACCCGGTGGTAGTCGGCGGGGTCGATCAGGTCCCAGAGCAGATCCACGGAGCGGCTCCACCGCTCGGACGGATCGGCGGCGGACGCCGGATCCTCCAGCAGATCGGGTGAGAAGTAGCAGACCAGCCGGAAGTTGCCCTGCTCGTCGAACATGAACTGCCGCTCGTACTCCACCGGGCCGGAGCACTCGGCCTGCGGCTTCAGCACGATCGGCCCGGTGGCCGTGTTGGACTGCAGCCCCGGCACCGTCCGCACCCCGTCGCACTGCTCGGCGATCGCGATGCCCATCGGCGTGTACGGGAACAGCCGCAGCCCCAGCGAGAACCCGGTCACGGTGGCGTCCAGCGCCATGAACGCCTCGACGCAGTCCCGCATGGACTCGGGTGTCTCACCGGGCATCCCGAACAGCGCCTCGACCATGGTGAGCATGCCGCGCTCGTGGCAGAGCCGGACCAGCCGCTCGGTGTCGGCGAAGTCGTAGTAGGTGGTGCCCTTCTCGGTCACCTTCCAGCCCTGCAGCATGTCCTTGCGGACGTGGTCGGATCCCACGTTGACGCCGCGGCAGCCCGCGGCGGCGAGCAGGTCGGCGAACTCCTCGTCGAACGGGCTGGGTTGGCAGTACACCCAGAGCCGCAGGTCGTTCAGCGGGTTCGCCGGATCGGCGTGCCTGCGGCGGACGATCTCGCGCAGCAGGCTCTTCGCGTGGGAGATGGCGAGGTTGAACTCGCTGTCCGTGGTGTGCTGGTCGAGGATGCCCTGGGCGGCGAGCGACTGCATCTCGTCCACCACGGACTCGACCTCCCGCCGGCCGGTCCGCACCCCCTTGGCGTCCGGCTCCACACAGTGCGAGCAGCGGTACGTGCAGCCGTTCTTGGTGAGGATGCCGCCCAGCCCGCCGCGCTGGTAGTACAGCAGGTTGTCGACCTTGTACGGCGCACCGGAGCGCCGCACGTACGTCGCCGCGGTGTCGACCTGCCACACCCGGGGCTCGAACTGCCCGGCGGGCAGCGGCGCCGCCGGCATGCCGTGCCGTACGGAGAGCACCGCCGGCGGCACCCGGAAGACGCCCTGGGGGGTGTTGCGGATCAGACCGGCCACCGTCGCCGGGTCGCGCCCGGTGGCCAGGGCGTCGGCCAGGTCGCAGATGATCCGCTCACCGGGGCCCTTGACGCCGTAGTTGATGCCGAAGTAGTCGACCAGGGCGAACGGCATGGTGGAGAACCCGATGCCGCCGCCGACGATCGGCGCGTCGGTGAGCCGCTTGATCTCGGTGATGATCTCCTTGTGCTCGCCGACGAACGGACGCTGCTCGAAGGCGTAGACGGTGTCGGTGTTGCGAACGGTGACGCCGATGAGCATCGGGCTGCGCACCGCGAAGTACTCGGCGAGGCAGGACTTCCAGTCCTCGCGGTGGAACGTGAGGTCGAGGACCTCGACCTCGAAGCCGGCCGCCTCCAACGAGGTGGTGAGCACGTCGAGCGCGTAGGGCGCGATCGGCGGATGCACCTTGTTGGGGTTGACCAGAAGGACAGGACGTCTGCTCATCGGTTTCCTCCACGTGGCCTGCACGCGCAGGCGAATGACCGCTGCGTGTTCCCCCACCGGCGCGGAGGGGGAACACGCAGCGCTCGCGGCACTGATGTGGTTGTCGTGCTAGACGATGCCGAGGCTGATCCCGAACTCGGGCCTGCCGCCCACCAGGTAGGCGCCGGCCGACTGGAGGATGCGGTCCTGGGCGATGAGGTGCTGGCACATGGTCGTGGTGTCGCGCAGCCAGCGGTCCATGGGTGAGGTGCGGCTGATGGACCAGGTCTGGAGCAGGTCGTAGAGCCGGTTGACGATGGAGCGGGAGGTGCGGAAGGCGTGCAGCCAGGCGAGTGGTGAGGCGGCGCGTTCGTCGGGGGTGAGGTCGTCGAGGGTGCCGCCGGCGGCGAGGACCTCCCATTGGCGGCGCATGCTGCCGTAGACGCCGTT
Proteins encoded:
- a CDS encoding LuxR C-terminal-related transcriptional regulator, which encodes MLADVQPAIRHGVRSMLEHSGGVSVVGEAATTGEVLAETSRYRPDVLVIDPLMDEPTGMEVIAQVLRLTPGTGVLVFSSVDEDKAVTSAFHAGARGYLVKRADADQILRGIQAVAAGQAIVDKSIAGRLAALIRPTTGRRYYPFPQLTDRERDVLERIAAGKSNTAIARELALASKTISNRISAIFGKLGVADRAQAIVLARDAGLGQGRP
- the tsrT gene encoding tryptophan 2-C-methyltransferase, which encodes MSRRPVLLVNPNKVHPPIAPYALDVLTTSLEAAGFEVEVLDLTFHREDWKSCLAEYFAVRSPMLIGVTVRNTDTVYAFEQRPFVGEHKEIITEIKRLTDAPIVGGGIGFSTMPFALVDYFGINYGVKGPGERIICDLADALATGRDPATVAGLIRNTPQGVFRVPPAVLSVRHGMPAAPLPAGQFEPRVWQVDTAATYVRRSGAPYKVDNLLYYQRGGLGGILTKNGCTYRCSHCVEPDAKGVRTGRREVESVVDEMQSLAAQGILDQHTTDSEFNLAISHAKSLLREIVRRRHADPANPLNDLRLWVYCQPSPFDEEFADLLAAAGCRGVNVGSDHVRKDMLQGWKVTEKGTTYYDFADTERLVRLCHERGMLTMVEALFGMPGETPESMRDCVEAFMALDATVTGFSLGLRLFPYTPMGIAIAEQCDGVRTVPGLQSNTATGPIVLKPQAECSGPVEYERQFMFDEQGNFRLVCYFSPDLLEDPASAADPSERWSRSVDLLWDLIDPADYHRVMLPTLSGSSEHDNNYADNPFLTSLSGLGYTGAFWSHWRSREEILRRARDIGMVESAGT